The genomic DNA TATAAACCAGACTGAAAACTCATCTAGCTCTGCTGCAAAATGAATATCCTTTATGAACTgaacttaaattttgtttttggttgaaCGGCCCTGTCTTATTACGAGGCTTATATGAGGAGATCCCGACTTTGGAGCGTTTGAGTATCAGTTGCTTTCACAAAATCACGGTTTGTGATCTTGAGAATTCTTCTGATCAAATGGCACACTTCCAAGAACTTTGAAATCACCTGCCAGCAGTCAACGGAAATAGTTTGTGAAATGCGTCCGTTTCACGGACAGTCTggaaactttaaaagttttggtTAGTGGAAAATACCCTCAGAGTGGTCACGCTAAATTGCTCACTCTTTGGTCCACAGAGAATCTTCGAAACGTTACGTAACTGGATTGGGAGTGTTAGAAAATTGTTCAATGAAATCAACGCGTTGCATTTTAATTAATGTATCATAGAGGTCTTCGTGTACTTTCGAAATTCACTTTTGATTGTTCGTATGTCTATTAGCTAATTGGTGAAATGAGGAGTTGTATGCGATGATTTTACTTCTTTCTCGCAGGATTTAGAGGATCAATTGTTTCAAAGCCAGAGATCACAAAAGAAGTTAGAAAAGGATGCTGCAAACAGGCAGGCTCAGGAGGAAAAAATACAGGTAACTTTTCTTCAGTCTGTATTGTAATCTTTAAGCTGAGTTCTCATATAATCGCCCTGATTGTTTGGTTGTATTGTCGGAGAATATGGTGGTTAGTGGAAGTGTTATGAGCCTACTTACTCTTTTCTGCCGGACCATATCGTGCATTCATCTGTATATAGTATATAGAGGCATTGTTACTCCTCCTGCAACGACTACTTGGCCAATACAAATTATCCTCCAGTAATTCATCAAGATTTCCTGAACGTTCCCGGGCACCCATCGATTTTCCTGGATGGAGAGGCATTGTGAGACTAAGGTGTGTCTCCCAAGAACACGACCCAATGAGCCATCCGGGTCTTGATCCCACACCTATCGATTCAGATCTGGCGATTAACATTAGATAACCGCATCTGCCACAGTCAATTCTATATAAACcaaaaaattcatgtttccaATGTTACcaggaaatggagaaagaaaTTGATACTTTATCACGATACAAAAGAAAGATTGAAAATACCAACAACAGACTTGAGAGTGAGCTGGAGGAAACGAAAAAGCTAATGGCGTCACGAGATCAGGTCAGTGGAGCCTTTTTTACTCCTCTATCCTCTTCAAATATAGCAACACAGTTATTTGGAAGAACTGATGACATCTTTGAGCGAATGGGGAGAGGGAGTATCATCTCTCGTGCTCGCCTTGCCTTTCCATTTGTTTACCTGAAGAACGCAAAAACGATAGCGCCCGTCCTGCAGGTTTCTGCAGATGTGGTACGAATTAAAGGAACACGATTTTCATACTTCTCTCACTGTTGAGAGACGTTCATAGCAAATGACGGGGCTTATCGCGACACAAAATTTTCTctacttttctctttttgaatgCGAAAGGGAGCTAACAACTAATTTGTGAATGATTTTGTATGTTGACTCAAGAAAATTGGTGCCTTGACGGGAAAGTGCAGGACATTAGAGGAAATGCTTAAAGAGAATGTTGAACTCAGCAGAAGAAGCTCAGAGGCAGATCATGACAACAATGGAAAACAGTAAGTATGGACTTTGTTTAATCGCTGCCTCCTTGATGTGGGGTCTTCGgaggcaaaagaaaataataacaagGAATGATAAAACAACCAAGCATAATTCCCAGATGCCAGTGTAAAGCTAGTGAATTAAACTAATCCGTTGGCTTCGGGGTTGCTTGCTTATTGTACCTGGTGAATTTGGTTGAGTTTCCCTGAATTTAGAAAGAAATAATGGCCCTTTATAGTTTtttagcctcgttttcatgctgCATCAGCTAGGCCCTTTTTAAACACGCCATAATTATCCTCTGAATGCTTAACAAAATTGTCAACAACGTTTTCAGGAATCCTGGTGGTCCAATGAACACTACTAGGCTAATGATTTGCTTTCTTCCAAAAAAACCTACGGGAATTATTTATCAGACATATGCTCCTGGACTATAGTGTGGGACCTTTTAACCTCTACTCTAAAACATTCTTACGCCCCTTTAGACAGTAACGTCTTGACGGTGGCATATTGCAGGGCTTAATCACACAGTGAGATAGACTCATATAACGACTGCCTTTTTGTCCTCCTTTAGAGCAATCAATGGAGCtgaattggaaaatttatgCGATGAGAAAGAGATGATGACGATTAAGTTGACCGGGCTGGAGAGTGACTTAAAAATTCAACAGCAGGTACTGGCGAGTGATGCTTGTTGCAATAATGTTTCTTTGTTGTGCATTTCTGAACCCGTTTTTCTTGCGTGTGGTTTACAGAAAAACTCCTCGCTGGAGAAGCAGCTTGAAGATTCAGACCATACTTcgaaaaaggtaagaaaaaggaaagcttgATATCCGGAAATTCCAGGTTTATCACATCTTTTACAGATTGGCTTGCCTATTGCATGATACGGTATGCTGCTGAACTGTTAGGAAAGTCTCTGCTGAAAAAGCTCACGGGCCTACGCTATAGCGAATATCTTAAGACAGGACAGATTGCCTTCATCATTGAGTTCTTGTTAACAATCTCTGTccaaaacgttttctttttctttctctgataAAGTCAGGCCAGGGAAGAAAAGTTTAATGTTGGAACCAATATGCTCTTCGAAAGTGCTGTACATATAATTCTTTGATTGTAAGACCAAATCGATGTTGAATTGAGTTTAGCCTCCAAGATGTTTAGGAGGGGAGGGTGGGGTAAAGGATTTTGAAGGGAACGGTAATTGCACTcataaaaatgtatttcttgtgATTTAAACCGTTAGCTTGCTAAAGAAATGGAGCAAAAGGTGCAAGAACTTGAGAAGCAGCTAAATGAGGTAGGTGATTGGTGGAGCTCAGTGGGTTGAAGGGTGGGAGGATTGGATGATAGGTTTCTTGCTTAGCTGTCTCTTGACGCTTGCTTGATAAGACAACATCGGGTGCGTGGTTCCCATCTCGCCTCCACTCCTCTAAATCACTTGGGTTTTCGGCTCAGCGGGCTGTATGATTATGAACTTAACGCTTGCTGACATGCTCTGGAATTTCAACCTAGTTGGTCCTTGCTCGCTGTGTCTTTGAATTCAAGTCTCGGCATAATCGGTTTATTTGGTACTGATAATCATTTATGGTCTTTTTCTCCTCACAGCTTTCTATAGAACGTTCTGAATTGAGATCAACGAAGAAGGCATTGGAGGAAACCATTCTCAAATTGGAGGTACATACACTCGGCCCTTTTTCACGTATATTTCTCAATGACGTTCCCATGTTGCTATCTACATTTTGGCCTGTTGAGACCAGAACATATCTAAAACATGAGGTGACTGTCAGAGTCGGCTCAAAGACCGTCGCTGCAGAGTTAGAGAGCAAATATTTTCCACAAGAACCTGAACATCTGCTGTTGATTTAATATTTAGGGTTATTCAGCctcttcgttttcttttcagAATGAGATTGACACCAGAGAATTTGAGTTGGAGCTAAAGGtaaatccttttttctttctcatgcGGCTTAGCAAGATTTTTGTGTCAAGTCACTTTAATTAAATGTAAAATCCAAATTCGAGGTGTCGTCGCCCTCGGTCTTCGAGTGCAGCCATTTCTCAGTACCATTGATAGGTTGTTGAAACGAAAGATGCGATGATACAGTGTTAGAGTCGATATGAGTACATCATGGGGAAAACTTAATCATTTCACTCTCTACTTCTTTTAGGCCTCGGCCAGGCAGGATAAGATTACCAGAACAATGCAGGAGAATCGGTCAGAGGTAAGCACgccttttcatttattttttttatattattgttattcacaGCTTCCTTGCACACTTGATTTTTACCTCATAATTCATAGCCTAAATGCATGTCTCCTTTCTATTCTGTGTGATACACAGGTTGTTCAGGAAATCCACGTTCAACTAAGTGAAATGTCCAATCGCTGCAACGAACTGGTGGCACAAACCAAAGTAAGTCAAACCTCGTGCAGTTCTTGATTTTTTACTGGAGCAGGCTAGGGTATTGCAGTGCCAATAAGTTAATAAACAGCGTGTATGAGTTTCTAATAGGAGTTAGAAGTGAGAGTTCTCGGAAAGTGTCATTGTTCTTCTTGTCTTTTCTCTCTTGTCGTCTGCTGTGTTGatcgtttttattttatcttctttAAGGAGCTGGAAAAGAAGGTTGAAGAACTTACAGACGAAAATTGTGATCTTAAGGTTACAAAGGAGAAACTTGAAGATGAATTGAATGAAAAGAAGAGGGCAGCTGAAGGCATAGAATTTGTAAGTTTAGTAACTTTTGTTTCCGTCTGCAGATTTGCTTTGTATCAAATTATTTCTGTCAATGTGTTCGTGAGTTTATCACCAAACACTTGCTACACTGGTGAAACTCCTCTGATCAATCATAAATGGTGCGTGTCGGATGATTTATATACGTACTTGTTCACAGACCAACTCGATGTTGAAATCTACTTGTACTATGCTGGAAAATCAAGTCGAGGAACTGGAGATTATCAACGAggactttgaagaaaaacagtTACAATGGAATATCACAAGGTATTAGATTATTCTCCGGCCACGGAGGTGCAGTGCCCGATTTCGTGAGTCAACCAAAACACTCAccttgatatatattttttttcttcaaaggggAGATTTGGAGCAAAAACGAGAGAAAATTGAGTGTGAACTTGTGGAAAATCGGCGTTCATTGGAACAGGAAAAAATAGCTCGGTAAGGAAAAGAGAATATATCTGTTAAGTATCTTCGACGGATTCTCCTACTTTCTTTGGAAAGTCAAAGTGGCAAAACGTTCGTGTCTTTTACCTCCCTTTTCGAAAGATGAACTAAAAGGGATTTATATCCCTGAGATATGCCAATTAACCTTTCAACGGCTATGTTAAATGACTTTGTTATATTGCCTAGTTTGGCTGCCGAAGAGAAAGTATCCAAGCTACAAGATGCGTTGAAAGAAGTGCAAAACACTCATATCAAGGAGGTTAGTGAGATGAACGCTCAACTGGACAGACAGAGACAACGATGCGAGGAGCTGACAGAAGCGGTAAGCTCTAGTTTGGTCAATTATTCCCTCCGGCGCATGTCTCTAGGTGGCGCGCAAAAAAACATGCGTGCGACCCATATCAACTTTCAGATAAAACACTTTCAGTCCCAATCTAATCACGAGCAAACGGAAACGATAGTCAATTGACTTGTGAATGCTATAGTAAGTtaatttaaggagaaaaaaattccaaatcatgaaaagaaaggaaaaactgtaTAATGAATAATCAAAGGATGTCCATGAGCACATGTCAGagtaaggtttaaaaaaattacattggtgattaaaaaaataataataataatttagtattatcataTTTCTATTATCTACATTATTCCTGAGGCACttcttcaattgaaattttcgcGAAATAAGTTAGTCTTTATAGTAGTCTTAAAGCTCGCAAGATTATCGTGATGGCGCACGGATTATGGTAATGAGTTCCATAGTGCGAAGAAGATGCGgtcctttttgaaaaaatttgggaaaagaaatgaaaaacaaagaaagaaaatgtatcTTTTGCCATCTTACCCTCGAGGTTTTTTTTTGGCTCGTTTCATGACCTCGCTACGTagaatatttgtttgtttcgaTCATCGTATTCCGAGTAAACCGCCCCTGAATGAAATTTATTGGCAAGCGACCAGACCTTACAAGAAGCAAAATTTGTACCCATTACAGCTCAGCGAAGCGGAGACCAAATTTGGAATGGCCCAACTGGATATTAAATCCTTGGAACGCAAACTTCAACTTGGAATTGAAGACAACAACAAGCTGAAGATTGAGGTTGAGCGATTCGAGAATCAAACTTCCAAGTTGAAGTCCAGTAATTTTGAGTTGAACCAGAACATCGAGGCAGCTATGGAGAAGTGCGATGAATTGACATGCGAACGGGCTGCTTTAGCTGAGCAGCTTGATCTCATGGAGGCTTCGCATGCCGAAGAACGCCTCAAATTAGAGGCAACTAATTCTCAACAGACCAAACTGATTGACTTCTTGCAGTGCAAAGCTGAAGGCCAAgcatctaaaaagaaaaaggtaaagttCTCCCGGAATTCATGGTGTATTTTAATAGAAATGATTTccaacgtttcgagcgttagcccttcgtcagagcaattaaAGAATTGCATTAAAAGAAACATGAAAGCAATTCATGCTTCGACGAGATTCGTTTCAAACCTCTCAGAAACTAGacaatttagttttatcaactgagttaatattgtaaattggccaccacaGAGAGTTTCTATTTAGCTGGCACAGAAGTTAGAACGTTAACCCATCGTTAGAACGAATACTAGTTGGGCGTTACTAACAACTGAACTTGGAGGTCCCATGTTTGGAGCGAGAAAAAACGTTGTGGGTTCTTTTTTAATATGATTATTAAAACTTTAACTGTCATATTTGGCTGCGCAACGTTTTGCTTTGTTGATAAAAGGACAAGCGCTAAATATTTGTATGAAACCCAAACAAATCTTTGCTCTTGGATTGTATCTAGCCTTTGCATagtaagtttcatttttctataGTTTTCCTGTTTCCAATTAAACCATTTTGCTTTTACTAGTTCCTTTGAGATATGACTTGTTAAGTTGCAAATAGTGTCTAGAAACGTTAACTGTGATACAATTATGATGTTTGTTAGCTTATCGGCGGTGGCAGTAAGTCGTGGCGTAAGAAACCAGAGAGTAGTATTAATGTGGTGCCGCAACAATGGCGAGACCTGCAGCAGGCGCTGGAGAAAGAAAGAGCTTCCAGTTTGAAACTACAGACTGAACTCAATAGGATTCGGCAAGAAATGCAGGCTGCTAAAATGGAAGGTATCCGTTTGATGTGCTTCTTTCAAAAGATTGCTTAAAGTTAGCCAGAGAGGAAGTAAAGTTCTCAGTTGCTAAACTCGCTCGTCATACCCTCGCTTCTTTTGAAGGGGAGCATGCTTACAGACCGAGACTTACAGtcaaaattttgcttcttttgagTCTGAACCTGTTAGGTTCCTCAGAACAATCTGTTccaaggaaatgatcatcaaattCAGATTGTAGAGGAGAAACCCCAGTAGGTCAGTTTCTCTTCAGGAGAAAACGAACATTTCTCGTGGACGAAATTAAACGTGCTTTCCTGTATTATGTTCGGCTTATCGAGGTTCACTGTATACCAAGTTTAAACGATATTGGCTCTCCTCCTCTCAAAGTGGAGAGTACAAAAAGCTACCCAAGGCACTCCCATGAGGGAGAGGGTGGCGGGTTGAAATATCCCTCACTTCTCTCTCAAATTTATTCAGAGATGGGACCTTTGCGGTTAAAATTAACGAAATTAACTCTTTAAGGAGCTTCTCACAGTCGAAGGCCATATTTACCATTTTACCGTTGTTTTTGCCTTTTGGCAGCTGTACACTGGAAATCACAAAACACCGGTAGTGCTACTCCAAAACCGGCCCAGTCTTACGCAGTTTTGTCCGCGATCCAACAGTCGCCCAGCAACCAACCGAGTCCGTTGGGTGCTCAAAACCAGTCAAAGACTCCAAAGAATGCAGCCACCCCAGCCGGCCGCGGAACATCACACAGACCAAAAGAGAGGATGCATCATAATATACCACACAGGTATGATTTACAAGTTTATTGGTGGCCCCCAACTTTGTTGGCATCACCATTTGAGTTGCCTTCCCAACGgagtgtttttattttccttcctaACAGTCCCTTTTGAAATGAGTGTGACCTATTGGAACAGCCCAATACTTCTGGGAGACCTAGTCACTTGGTCAATTTGAGTGACTCGGTCGCTTGATTTCATAAGTTGCAGACACAACATTCGTCGAACGCAGGTTTAGGTAGTGTCGTTAGCAAATTAAAGAATACGTATATCTTCTGTCTTCAGGTTTGTTAATGCCCTGAACATGCGTGCTACTAAGTGTGCCACGTGTTTGGACACTCTACACTTCGTGCGTCCATCATCTCGTTGTGCTGGtaagtttttgaaatattatcgCGCTGATAACTGATGTACGTCACCGGATCATTTATTCGGTTTTAATACATTTCGTTGTAGAGTGCGGCCTGGTTTGCCACGTAAAGTGTGCACCAAACCTTCCACGTACCTGTGGACTACCAAGTGAGTTTGTTGATCACTTCACTGAAACTCTTCAGGAACAGAAGAACGATAAAAATGACGGCAAGTCACAAAGCACCACTCGGCTGGGAGGCAGGAGAGAAGGATGGCTAAGGGTACCACGGTATGCGGACCTTTTTGTGAAGTGCTTCTTGAAGTAATGTTGAGCAACTGTAGCGTGTCACATAGACTGTAACGTTTTATCATGTTGATTTCGGTAACATTCTTTTACAGTGGAGATCACAGCATAATCGATGAGCAAtgcagaaattgaaagaaaattaaaacgcAGTTTTTATCAAACGAAGATGAACCCGTAATAATCAACTTTTGAATTGACGCTGGACTTTCGaagattcttttaattttgatagaaaaagcaaaggaaaattttgtgttAAGTTTTGATTATCCACTTTGGTGGTAACAAACAACTTTGCATCTTTTTACAGTTGCGGTTCTGTGAAGCATGGATGGGAGAAGAAGTGGGTCGTCCTTGCCGATCAAATGCTGCAGCTTTACGACAAAGAAAACATGGGCGGTGAGACAGTATTTCGAAATCCTCCAATTCTTCAAGGTGTCTACCGTAATGATAAAACTCTTacgtttctctttttcagaaaattcgTCACCATCCGAAGTACTACACTTATGTGGCAAAGATGGTCACGTCACCGTTCATTCCGCTGTCATGTCATCAGAATTGATAGGTACCGCCCCTACGGATCTGCCCTACATACTAAGGGTGGAGTCACGCCAGAGATGTTGGCCCGTTCAGAATCTTTACATCTTAGCGCCTTCATTCCCAGTCAAACAGAAATGGGTCGCCTCTTTGGAGTTCGTCTTGGATGAGATTAAGAAGAAGAATATCAACGGCGAGGATCAGGTTACAAACACTTTCTATTGTTCGTATTATGTACAGAGCAACCTTTCCCTGACgtggttttgattttctttgcaGAAGCTCATGGGTAACGTGTTATTACATTTGGAGGAGGGCGAGCGTCTTGATATTAACTGCACAAAACTACTTAATGATGAGGTAAGAATCATAGACTTTCGGGAGTATTGTTAATGAAACTCGTGGACGCGATGGTTACAACATTAGAAGTCACTGACGCTCGGCCTGGAATTTATGCGCCATCTATCGCCTGGTATCTTTCGTTACGGTAATAATAAATTTAGATGGTACCCGAAATCTTTCCTCGCAGCCATTTCGACTAGGAAAGTTATCGTAATAAGTTACTCTCCACTTTTCGTtagttttatttgcttttccTCCACGTTCTCTTTGCTTTTAGTTGGTTCTCCTTGGCGCCGAAGAAGGTCTCTTTTCTCTGTCGCTTGACGCTCCAGGAAAACACTCGCCTCGAGCCATCCCTGGAATCGAGAGAGCGTTTCAGATCGATATCTTGAGTGACTTGAACCAAGTTATCATGATTGcaggtaaaatgaaaaatatacacATCCCGTCCTTCTTATTTTAAGGtctttttgttgtaaacatGTTATTCGAAGGTTTGTATAGTCATTTGGAGCTAATCAGTGAAGGTCAAGGAAAGTTCATTATTCTTGTAAAAATTTATCAagcttttgtcttttaaatttgaaaaggaataaGACCACGACAAAATCTCTAGGTTTTATGGTTATATCGTGTACTGTGGAGTCCTCGATGTGCAATAAGTTGTCCTATGAGCTCAAGACATTGAGAGATATTATCTATTATTTTCACTTCGGTATATGTTCACAGTCTCAAGCCAGATCGCTTTCCTTTCCTGACTGATGAGGTGTCCTTTTTCAGGAAAAGACAGACAGCTGTGTAGTGTTGATCTTAAGCAAGTCACAAGCCGTGCGCGACATTCTAACTCTACTGTGCCAATATTAGAGCTGACTTCCCAGGGAATTGAAAAAATCACCAATTGCCATTTGTTTGCTGTTGGGCAGGTTTGTGTTCTCGCAGATCAACTGTTTTGATTTCTGTTTTAAGTAAAGGTAAAAGGTTTTGAATCAACTTAACGTATATTTTAACTTTGCAGAATTATATTGAAAACAACCGGTAATTATTTTCACCATGCTAAATTCAAGGCATTAAAGATAAATTGTGTTCATGACTGTTTATTCCATTGTTGTTGCGATTATGTGTTGATGATGACCATAACACAATCAATAATGTTCCGGCTTCTGTTTTTTATAGCTTTCTTcctgtttgtttgattgtctTAGTCATAAACGATATTGTAACTTAAACTTCTGCGGAAAATCTCTCGAAAATTCACGTTGCTCTATATGAATAACTTTTTCCACTCTTTCAGTGCGAGGGTAACTTCTACATTTGCGCTGCAACTCCCAAAAGCATTCTACTGTTGCGATACAATGCAAGCATTGGGACATTTTGTACCCGCAAGGTAAGGAAAATAACCTTTCTTTTGGCTGAAGTCTTATATCTTTGCCAATCAGCAATTGAAAAGCTCTTTTAAGACACTTCGACCTCATTTGAAGTTGGATAACCTGCTTCTATTCCGAGAACAAGCCTGTGCTCGCTCTATGGTGAGGGGGCTTAAACCCCAAAACAAAAAGCCGGACTCTGAGTGATGCTCATGCTTATAAGAGCTAGTTAGACTTGAACTTCATAATTATggtttttttgggggggttCAATGCGGACCTGTTTTTCTTTGCAGGAGATCGAGACAAGCGAGCCATGTAACTGCATCCATTTCAGTGAGAATAACGTAATCTATGGTACTGGGA from Pocillopora verrucosa isolate sample1 chromosome 2, ASM3666991v2, whole genome shotgun sequence includes the following:
- the LOC131799538 gene encoding citron Rho-interacting kinase, giving the protein MADSISTRCAKLNQIFAGKNVGRKSCGTFTREALLDAFLLLFDECNSEYMLKDKNISGFVKKYQPMVDDLRKICLCKDDFEVLNTIGRGHFGQVQVVKDKHGGDVFAMKTLKKSQTLAQESVAFYDEEREIMALCNNPWITSLQYAFQDINNLYLVMEYHPGGDLLSLLSKYDDILEEDVARFYLAEMVMAVHSLHVLGYVHRDIKPDNVLLDRTGHIKLADFGSSARLSAEKKVHSKMPVGTPEYIAPEVLTSMDGSGGPYGVECDWWSLGVVAFEMLCGQTPFEADSVVITYSKIMNYKTSLQFSKDAQVSKNARDLILKLCTDCKSRLGYEGLLCHQFFNGVEWNNLQETVPPYVPNLDGAADTSHFDEFEPESPDVIAHLEKYNLNDGKGFTGKDLPFVGFTFSRNLANSVPFSPRKAGSLPNSPMSSGLPPSRLERKLTIKAKELKDALQSCHTLKDESVCMKKSLEELQSALEQKDKVLRNAEYERDLLEKEKVLYDTQVKDLQRRLDLERAERNKTDSATLKLLSELKEDSEKANELRNQESRENLEDLQQIVAQLENDRFIASRRAQRLEEELKSQEKLLEVSKSRINDHQARMTKMNEEAKRSMIEWQEKLDKVTKDSNERITELQQKLTKSLQSNQEATELLGNVRKTKDELQKEFEKLKKSSKLSNSTEEGGKSCKDAQIKRTEEGDNSVRERFREKSAEVRKLQSKIMDLEDQLFQSQRSQKKLEKDAANRQAQEEKIQEMEKEIDTLSRYKRKIENTNNRLESELEETKKLMASRDQKIGALTGKCRTLEEMLKENVELSRRSSEADHDNNGKQAINGAELENLCDEKEMMTIKLTGLESDLKIQQQKNSSLEKQLEDSDHTSKKLAKEMEQKVQELEKQLNELSIERSELRSTKKALEETILKLENEIDTREFELELKASARQDKITRTMQENRSEVVQEIHVQLSEMSNRCNELVAQTKELEKKVEELTDENCDLKVTKEKLEDELNEKKRAAEGIEFTNSMLKSTCTMLENQVEELEIINEDFEEKQLQWNITRGDLEQKREKIECELVENRRSLEQEKIARLAAEEKVSKLQDALKEVQNTHIKEVSEMNAQLDRQRQRCEELTEALSEAETKFGMAQLDIKSLERKLQLGIEDNNKLKIEVERFENQTSKLKSSNFELNQNIEAAMEKCDELTCERAALAEQLDLMEASHAEERLKLEATNSQQTKLIDFLQCKAEGQASKKKKLIGGGSKSWRKKPESSINVVPQQWRDLQQALEKERASSLKLQTELNRIRQEMQAAKMEAVHWKSQNTGSATPKPAQSYAVLSAIQQSPSNQPSPLGAQNQSKTPKNAATPAGRGTSHRPKERMHHNIPHRFVNALNMRATKCATCLDTLHFVRPSSRCAECGLVCHVKCAPNLPRTCGLPSEFVDHFTETLQEQKNDKNDGKSQSTTRLGGRREGWLRVPRCGSVKHGWEKKWVVLADQMLQLYDKENMGENSSPSEVLHLCGKDGHVTVHSAVMSSELIGTAPTDLPYILRVESRQRCWPVQNLYILAPSFPVKQKWVASLEFVLDEIKKKNINGEDQKLMGNVLLHLEEGERLDINCTKLLNDELVLLGAEEGLFSLSLDAPGKHSPRAIPGIERAFQIDILSDLNQVIMIAGKDRQLCSVDLKQVTSRARHSNSTVPILELTSQGIEKITNCHLFAVGQCEGNFYICAATPKSILLLRYNASIGTFCTRKEIETSEPCNCIHFSENNVIYGTGKFYILDIKQHVVKEFLDCRDPSLAFAVYGAAQLNIFPIAVLDVTSAGSDQEELLLCFNEFGVFVNCFGSHSRPKPLMWSRLPLAFAYSEPFLFVTHFNSIDVCEIPPINAENPSRYVHKFMEIQNPRVLGPAVSPGAVYLASTLHEQVEMLCFQGNAAPASVFQPEDDEESMSVISELSRLSSPSRRSSMLARSPSWSPGSAWVKSPKGGNLKKSSTFRAVRPLMEENM